AAATAACTTTCCAATTGCTAAAACAAACAGGAGCAACATTTTTTGAGCACATGTTGTGTTTGCTCTTTTTCTCTTACATGTTTATATGTGATATATGATCAACATTTACATCTATATACTTTTTCTCTTACCATTGCTGACTGATACAATAATGACCTTCCTTTCCTTCCACCTGCTCTTCCACTGCTTTCAAACTCATTAATAAAGCAGTCACAGGCCAAAGGGTGTTACCGTATTAGTGTTACTTCTCTTTAGAGGTGAAGGGTAGAATGGCGAGTAAGTCAGGGAGCAGCAAGCGGAAAAATGGTGCCAAGGGAGAGATTGTGGATGGTTCAAAGATTATGGAGTTGGTTGGAAATGAACAAGTTTTCAGCAACTTTGTGGATAATAAGTTTGACGAGTTGGATAAGGACAGAGATGGGAAACTCTCCATGAAGGAGCTTGAACCTGCTGTTGCTGACATCGGTGCTGGCCTTGGTTTGCCTGCTCAAGGCACTAGTCCTGATTCAGATCACATCTATTATGAggtcttctctttttttctatttcttacCCAATAATCCCTACTTTTTTGGGTTTTTGTCTTCTTTCGAAAATATCTTGGATTGGAATCTTGGCAATATTGTTGTGTGTTATGTTGGGTGGGGGTTAAACATGAAAGGAAATATTCATACATGTCtttatttgaaagaaattacTCATGAATGAAACAATTCTGTCAATTGTTTATGATTCCCACTTAGAAAACAAGTTATAAGACTCGAATCGGTTGCTACCAAGATTGATGTTGTATGGGGCTGCTTGGCTTTTTCTCGCTTTTTTTGTATTGGCTTACACTTTGGCAGTATTTCGTGTGCAGATTATTTAAATTCTGACCATGACAATACTATCATGATAACTAAGAAAAAGTAGTTAATTTATCACCCTTAATAAAATACTCACTACCGTCATCTAATTTGTATGAGTTCCCATGTCTTGTGGTTTTccctttattaattttatttatttctgtaGCTGTGGCTCCTTTTCAGAAATGTACCTGTTTAGTGCTTCAGATGTTGATGAGGAAACAGTCTGTGTCTGAACTAGGGATAAAAAAAGTCTTCAGTGacatttcttaaaattattgttaatgtGGTGCTTGCTTTCTAGAATAAGTTCTCAAAATTGACTTCTAGCTGGCCCCAGAAGTTTCATAATCCATGAACCATGTTACCTTGGTAGGTCCAGTGGAAATCTGCCTTATCTGCTGCAATTACTTGCCTTACtctattttgcttttaattttctccCTGGAGGCGGAATCTGGTGGCGTAGCTAGTGGAAGAAACAGTGTTAAGCTGGCAATGTAGCAGCTAATATGTGTTAAACTATACATTAAACCAGACTTCATCCTAGACGCTCCTATTGAAGAGCTggaaattgttattttatactAAACTTTAGAGAGTCAAAAAGTTAATCTGTTGTTGTAGTTTATGATTTGGAGTAGCAAAAAGTTAATCTGTTATTATAGTTGATGATGAACTCCTGGGACCCAACCCAAAATGCTAGTGCCAGCTTCAATGCTCCACATGTGCACAAAAAAAGGTGTTCCTTTAATAGCATGCTTTGGGAAAAAGCAAATACCTTGCCTAATTACTCTgctaaatatgaaaaaatttagagtacaagaaagaaaagcaaTATGATTCTAAACTCATGACGTGATATCATTCAATGTGGATTTACTGGAGGGCTTTTCTGTTGCTTATATTCCTTCATTTCTATTTGTTATGAAATACGAAGTATTATTATCATGCTAGCACTATATACTGCCCAGCAAAATTTACCCATTGGGCTGTAATTGTTCCCAGAAATTGATTCACTTATGTGCCACATAGGTAAACCAAGATGCTTATCTGCATTCATTATCTTTATCTGAAAAAGAGTTTGATTTGTCACTACATTTTCATTATAAGTCCTCAAGGTGCTTTCACAATTTCTACATGTACTACCCAAATTTCCGTGCTTTAATTTGTACAAATAATGGAACAAGACTACATGAGTGGAATTGACTTTTGTATAGGTCTTGAATGAGTTCACCCATGGCAAGCAAGAAAAAGTAAGCAAGATGGAGTTCAAAGAAGTTCTCTCAGACATTCTTTTGGGCATGGCTGCTGGACTAAAGCGAGACCCTATTGTTATACTCCGCATGCAAGGAGAAGATCTACTTGAGTTTGTGAATGGTCCAAGTTATGAAGCAGAAATGGCATCCATTTTCTCTCAGATTGAGTCCCCTAGTGGATCACTTCGTGACCATGTAATTGAAGCTTTTGGGAGACTCACTGTTGATCATGGAATTCCTCCCACGTCAGATTCGTGGGTAGATGCTGCAACTACTCTGTCCTTGAATGTTGTTTCTTGTACACAATTAAGTACTTGTTTTTGAAACTATAACTTTGTGTATCAAAACTTGATTATTTAGAGATATGTCTCAAcgttctttcttttccttaccCTCCTGACTTACAATTTTTCATCAAGGTTTTCAACAACATTGTGGATCCAGCACTGTCTCAAGCTGGGCCTGCTTTGGACAAACCTGCTTCTCAGGAGAAATTTTTGGAAGAATTTAAGAGAGTGGCACTCAGTGTGGCTGATTTTCTTAAAGAGAAACCTGTCAT
This DNA window, taken from Vigna radiata var. radiata cultivar VC1973A chromosome 5, Vradiata_ver6, whole genome shotgun sequence, encodes the following:
- the LOC106761135 gene encoding uncharacterized protein LOC106761135 isoform X2, whose translation is MASKSGSSKRKNGAKGEIVDGSKIMELVGNEQVFSNFVDNKFDELDKDRDGKLSMKELEPAVADIGAGLGLPAQGTSPDSDHIYYEVLNEFTHGKQEKVSKMEFKEVLSDILLGMAAGLKRDPIVILRMQGEDLLEFVNGPSYEAEMASIFSQIESPSGSLRDHVIEAFGRLTVDHGIPPTSDSWVFNNIVDPALSQAGPALDKPASQEKFLEEFKRVALSVADFLKEKPVIVAHSENTFDGRGVKKLLSNKFELERTLNLALENLSKDRNGKISKDNLRVALDLVSPSAGLPPVGAIEEMDKVIIEAFKMVNADDRNTVTEEEFKKSLTEILGGIMLQLEGNPISVSSNSVVHEPLGSSSTLLQPSSSETA
- the LOC106761135 gene encoding uncharacterized protein LOC106761135 isoform X1, whose translation is MASKSGSSKRKNGAKGEIVDGSKIMELVGNEQVFSNFVDNKFDELDKDRDGKLSMKELEPAVADIGAGLGLPAQGTSPDSDHIYYEVLNEFTHGKQEKVSKMEFKEVLSDILLGMAAGLKRDPIVILRMQGEDLLEFVNGPSYEAEMASIFSQIESPSGSLRDHVIEAFGRLTVDHGIPPTSDSWVDAATTLSLNVFNNIVDPALSQAGPALDKPASQEKFLEEFKRVALSVADFLKEKPVIVAHSENTFDGRGVKKLLSNKFELERTLNLALENLSKDRNGKISKDNLRVALDLVSPSAGLPPVGAIEEMDKVIIEAFKMVNADDRNTVTEEEFKKSLTEILGGIMLQLEGNPISVSSNSVVHEPLGSSSTLLQPSSSETA